One stretch of Desulfovibrio sp. TomC DNA includes these proteins:
- the glgB gene encoding 1,4-alpha-glucan branching protein GlgB produces the protein MPTSAASILPCLPVALGELDIFLFGQGKHWDLYRVLGAHGHNGPDGVGYRFAVWAPNAQAISVVCDQNDWTPGRHALYPVAASGIWAGFIPGFEKGWLYKFAVKQKHGETVLKADPFALCTEMRPGIAARAWDLDGYVWQDEAWMAMRREKGLPLNDAISIYEVHPGSWRWKSEEYGSFYSYRDLAETLVPYVHDLGFTHIEFMPLAEHPLDESWGYQTGHYFAPTSRFGSPEDLRYLIDVCHQNGIGVILDWVPAHFPKDAWGLGRFDGTGLFEHEDPRQGEHPDWGTYVFNYDRHEVKNFLLANALYWFKEFHVDGLRIDAVASMLYLDYSREEGQWIPNKYGGKENIGAIELLRELNGVVHEHFPGASMIAEESTSWPGVSRPVYTGGLGFTFKWNMGWMNDTLDYFAKDPIYRAYHQNQLTFSMLYAFHENFILPLSHDEVTHGKGSLISKMPGDQWQQMANLRLFLAYMWAHPGKKLIFMGCEFGQWKEWNSREQLDWVLTEFPSHQGVAELLRALNRVHKEHPSMHAKDNDWTGFEWVDLSDYAASVITFLRKSPDGAPILWVFNFTPIVRENYTVGCRIPGYWREIANTDAALFGGTNAGNGGGVMAQPAAYGGWPHYLSLTLPPLAAVALTPEG, from the coding sequence ATGCCCACATCCGCTGCGTCCATACTGCCGTGCCTGCCTGTTGCCCTCGGCGAATTGGATATTTTTCTGTTTGGCCAGGGCAAGCACTGGGACCTGTATCGGGTGCTGGGCGCTCATGGCCATAACGGTCCTGACGGGGTGGGCTATCGGTTCGCTGTCTGGGCGCCCAACGCCCAAGCGATCTCGGTCGTCTGCGATCAAAACGACTGGACCCCGGGTCGTCATGCCCTGTATCCCGTGGCCGCTTCGGGCATTTGGGCCGGATTCATCCCGGGGTTTGAAAAAGGCTGGCTCTACAAGTTCGCCGTCAAACAGAAGCACGGCGAAACCGTGCTCAAAGCCGATCCCTTCGCCCTGTGCACGGAGATGCGTCCCGGCATCGCCGCCCGGGCCTGGGACCTCGACGGCTATGTCTGGCAGGACGAGGCCTGGATGGCCATGCGTCGGGAAAAAGGCCTGCCGCTTAATGACGCCATTTCCATCTACGAGGTCCACCCCGGATCCTGGCGCTGGAAAAGCGAGGAGTACGGCTCGTTTTATTCCTACCGCGATCTGGCCGAAACCCTGGTGCCCTATGTGCACGACCTGGGCTTTACCCATATCGAATTCATGCCCCTGGCCGAGCATCCCCTCGACGAATCCTGGGGCTACCAGACCGGCCATTATTTCGCCCCGACCTCCCGCTTCGGCAGCCCGGAAGACCTGCGCTATCTGATCGACGTCTGCCACCAAAACGGCATCGGCGTCATCCTCGACTGGGTGCCGGCCCATTTCCCCAAGGATGCCTGGGGGCTTGGCCGCTTTGACGGCACAGGTCTTTTTGAACATGAAGACCCCCGCCAGGGCGAGCATCCGGACTGGGGCACCTATGTCTTTAATTACGACCGCCACGAGGTCAAAAATTTCCTGCTGGCCAATGCCCTGTATTGGTTTAAGGAATTCCATGTGGACGGGCTTCGCATCGACGCCGTGGCCAGTATGCTCTACCTCGATTATTCGCGGGAGGAGGGCCAGTGGATTCCCAATAAGTACGGCGGCAAGGAGAATATCGGGGCCATTGAACTGTTGCGCGAATTAAACGGCGTCGTCCACGAGCATTTCCCCGGCGCGTCCATGATCGCCGAAGAATCCACCTCCTGGCCCGGCGTCTCCCGGCCGGTCTACACCGGGGGCCTGGGATTCACCTTTAAGTGGAACATGGGTTGGATGAACGACACGCTCGACTACTTCGCCAAGGACCCCATCTACCGGGCCTATCACCAAAACCAGCTCACCTTTTCCATGCTCTACGCCTTTCACGAGAATTTCATTTTGCCGCTGTCCCACGATGAGGTCACCCACGGCAAAGGCTCGCTCATAAGCAAGATGCCCGGGGACCAGTGGCAGCAGATGGCCAATCTGCGGCTGTTTCTGGCCTACATGTGGGCCCATCCCGGCAAGAAGCTTATTTTCATGGGCTGCGAATTCGGCCAGTGGAAGGAGTGGAACTCCCGGGAACAACTTGATTGGGTGCTGACCGAGTTTCCCAGCCATCAGGGCGTGGCCGAACTGCTGCGGGCGCTCAACCGCGTGCACAAGGAGCACCCCTCCATGCACGCCAAGGACAATGACTGGACCGGGTTTGAATGGGTGGACCTGTCGGACTACGCCGCCTCGGTCATCACCTTTTTGCGCAAATCCCCGGACGGAGCCCCGATTCTGTGGGTCTTTAACTTTACCCCCATCGTGCGCGAGAACTATACCGTCGGCTGCCGTATCCCCGGCTACTGGCGAGAGATCGCCAATACCGACGCGGCCCTTTTCGGAGGCACCAATGCCGGCAATGGCGGCGGCGTCATGGCCCAGCCCGCTGCCTACGGCGGCTGGCCCCACTACCTGTCACTGACGCTCCCCCCCCTGGCCGCCGTGGCCCTGACGCCTGAAGGATAA
- a CDS encoding SDR family oxidoreductase → MDQKRVAIVTGASRGIGAAIAKRLAADGLAVVVNYVAGEAKAQAVVKDIVAAGGHGVAIRADVSDSGDAAKLYEAAEAVFGGVDVLVNNAGVMQPGLVPLADTDDALFDRLVSINLRGSFNMLRLAASKLRQGGRIVNFSSSVVGLAPAGYSIYAGTKAAMETITAIFAKELRGRDIAVTALAPGPVGTELFLTGKTPEMVEKIAQATPMGRLGTPEDIAGVVAFLVGPEGGWINGAVIRANGGMV, encoded by the coding sequence ATGGATCAGAAACGGGTTGCCATTGTGACGGGAGCGTCCCGGGGTATCGGCGCGGCCATTGCCAAGCGGCTGGCGGCCGACGGGCTGGCTGTGGTCGTCAATTACGTCGCTGGCGAGGCCAAGGCCCAGGCTGTGGTCAAAGACATCGTGGCTGCCGGCGGGCACGGCGTGGCCATCCGGGCCGACGTATCCGATTCCGGAGATGCCGCCAAACTGTACGAGGCGGCCGAAGCAGTGTTTGGCGGGGTGGACGTGCTCGTCAACAATGCCGGGGTGATGCAGCCCGGATTGGTTCCTTTGGCCGACACCGACGACGCGCTTTTTGACCGGTTGGTGTCGATCAATCTGCGCGGCAGCTTCAACATGCTGCGTCTGGCCGCGTCGAAGTTGCGCCAGGGCGGGCGCATCGTCAACTTTTCGTCGAGCGTGGTCGGTCTGGCTCCTGCGGGCTATTCCATCTACGCCGGCACCAAGGCAGCTATGGAGACCATCACCGCTATCTTTGCCAAGGAGCTGCGCGGCCGGGATATTGCTGTGACGGCCCTGGCTCCCGGGCCGGTTGGCACCGAGCTTTTTCTGACCGGCAAGACGCCGGAGATGGTGGAAAAAATCGCCCAGGCCACACCCATGGGCCGCCTGGGAACACCTGAAGACATCGCCGGGGTGGTGGCCTTTCTGGTCGGGCCGGAAGGCGGCTGGATCAACGGCGCGGTCATCCGGGCCAACGGGGGCATGGTCTAG
- a CDS encoding 4Fe-4S binding protein: MKIHRALRMERCIGCHSCSLACARLVYKSVSWDRAGIRIRSTGGVSSGFQAILCLACDPAPCAAACPTGAMVQRKSGGGVLLKKSLCIQCGKCAAACPVDAIALDVAGNPSVCVHCGQCVAYCPHDCLELVEADQTTAAPCLESCHVER; this comes from the coding sequence ATGAAGATCCATCGCGCCCTGCGCATGGAGCGCTGCATCGGTTGCCATTCCTGTTCCCTGGCTTGCGCCCGGCTGGTCTACAAGTCTGTGTCCTGGGACAGGGCCGGCATCCGCATCCGCTCAACCGGCGGCGTCTCCAGCGGTTTCCAAGCCATTTTGTGCCTGGCCTGCGATCCCGCCCCCTGTGCCGCGGCCTGCCCGACCGGGGCCATGGTCCAGCGCAAATCCGGCGGCGGCGTCCTGCTGAAAAAATCGCTTTGCATCCAATGCGGCAAGTGTGCTGCGGCCTGCCCGGTGGACGCCATCGCCCTGGACGTTGCCGGCAATCCCAGCGTGTGCGTCCATTGCGGCCAATGCGTTGCCTATTGCCCCCACGATTGCCTGGAGCTGGTTGAGGCTGACCAGACCACGGCCGCCCCCTGCCTGGAGAGTTGCCATGTCGAGCGATAA
- a CDS encoding aldehyde ferredoxin oxidoreductase C-terminal domain-containing protein yields MSSDNDLFRVLIYDLERQRGDLVLIPGRRRFIGGSGLAALLYEKYGLPGAAPFDPGQPLIFAIGPATGYFPLMSKTVCGFKSPYNSNYAESHAGGRSALALRFAGYDALVVTGKAAQLSTLVVGSRRIELINVHYLAGADVFTTGKLLRKIASGASGHRSILRIGPAGENGSSYACINVDTYRHFGRLGAGAVMGAKNLKGIVLMGDSDLPLPDDKGYAKLFKDIHEKVTSSGMMEKYHNLGTPANVLPLNELKSLPWRNLAATSDPDADKISGEAFAEKLLMHNAACSGCPVGCIHVGMVREMFSTSHRFAIHQVAYDHEPNFAAGPMLGVVDPVEVLAINDMCDRQGLDIISAGVALAWAVEATEKGLISEKETEVKLTFGDAAAFKRAMWLIGHKANEFYALLGQGTMAAAAHYGGGDYACVLGQEMAGYATGETYFASQTVAFRHSHLDTGAYSYDQKHKEQDVDAVVKFLVDDERERVLLTCLVACLFAREVYKPQTMVDIMACLGHTELAANLDTAAENARRARWRLKIATGFDPMATHIPKRFSEVTTWKGPVDAVYMEALRQGYARAVAELGAPVAAHEA; encoded by the coding sequence ATGTCGAGCGATAATGATCTCTTTCGCGTCCTGATCTACGACCTTGAGCGCCAACGCGGCGACCTCGTCCTCATTCCCGGCCGGCGGCGGTTTATCGGCGGTTCGGGCTTGGCCGCGCTCCTTTATGAAAAATACGGTCTGCCCGGGGCCGCGCCCTTTGATCCCGGCCAGCCGCTCATTTTCGCCATCGGCCCGGCCACCGGCTATTTCCCGCTCATGAGCAAGACCGTGTGCGGCTTTAAATCGCCCTACAACAGCAACTACGCCGAATCCCACGCCGGCGGCCGCTCGGCCCTGGCCCTGCGCTTTGCCGGCTACGATGCCCTGGTCGTCACCGGCAAGGCGGCCCAGCTGTCCACTCTGGTGGTCGGGTCGCGGCGCATCGAACTGATCAACGTCCACTATCTGGCCGGGGCTGATGTCTTCACCACTGGCAAGCTCCTGCGCAAGATCGCCTCGGGCGCCTCCGGCCATCGCAGCATCCTGCGCATCGGCCCAGCCGGTGAAAACGGCTCAAGCTACGCCTGCATCAATGTCGACACCTACCGCCACTTCGGCCGGCTCGGAGCCGGGGCGGTCATGGGGGCAAAAAACCTCAAAGGCATCGTCCTGATGGGCGACAGCGATCTGCCGCTCCCCGACGACAAGGGCTATGCCAAGCTTTTTAAAGACATCCACGAAAAGGTCACCTCGTCCGGGATGATGGAAAAATACCATAATCTCGGCACACCGGCCAACGTATTGCCCTTGAATGAATTGAAATCCCTGCCCTGGCGCAATCTGGCCGCCACCTCAGATCCCGATGCCGACAAGATTTCCGGCGAGGCCTTTGCCGAAAAACTCCTCATGCACAACGCCGCCTGCTCCGGCTGTCCGGTGGGCTGCATCCACGTCGGCATGGTGCGCGAGATGTTTTCCACCTCCCACCGCTTCGCCATCCATCAGGTGGCCTACGACCACGAGCCGAATTTTGCCGCCGGCCCCATGCTCGGCGTGGTCGATCCGGTCGAGGTGTTGGCTATAAACGATATGTGCGACCGGCAGGGACTGGATATTATTTCCGCCGGCGTGGCCCTGGCCTGGGCCGTGGAAGCGACCGAAAAAGGGCTTATTTCGGAAAAGGAAACCGAGGTGAAGCTGACCTTTGGCGACGCTGCGGCCTTCAAACGGGCCATGTGGCTCATTGGGCACAAGGCCAACGAGTTCTATGCTCTCTTGGGACAGGGCACCATGGCAGCGGCGGCGCACTACGGCGGCGGGGACTATGCCTGCGTCCTTGGCCAGGAGATGGCCGGCTACGCCACCGGGGAAACCTATTTTGCCTCCCAGACCGTCGCCTTCCGTCATTCCCATCTCGACACCGGGGCTTACTCCTATGACCAGAAGCACAAGGAGCAGGATGTCGACGCCGTGGTCAAATTCCTCGTGGACGACGAACGCGAGCGCGTGCTCCTGACTTGCCTTGTGGCCTGCCTGTTTGCCCGGGAGGTCTACAAACCCCAGACCATGGTCGATATCATGGCCTGTCTCGGCCATACGGAGCTGGCCGCCAATCTCGACACGGCAGCCGAAAACGCCCGCCGCGCCCGGTGGCGGCTCAAAATTGCCACCGGCTTTGATCCCATGGCCACACACATCCCCAAACGGTTTTCCGAAGTGACCACCTGGAAGGGGCCAGTGGACGCCGTCTACATGGAGGCTCTGCGCCAAGGCTACGCCCGAGCCGTGGCCGAACTCGGCGCACCTGTTGCGGCGCATGAAGCGTGA
- a CDS encoding alginate lyase family protein, translated as MMRRHPLGSSSFKAAYALSVVVLLWAAGLFAATAEQPLLFLSAPDLLQARSAVAAGDARLAPALERLRDECREAMAVGPWSVADKKTLPPSGDVHDYQSQPPYWWPNPATADGQPSVQRDGEVNPQSREGDVAALEHLIETVDTLSLGYFYTGGTALAERAALLLRTFFLDPATAMHPHLRFAQVVPGKAQGSGFGLIDTRMLPVVCDAATLLLGSPAWSERDMQGLRAWFAAYLAWLQNSPEGRQARDAKNNHGTWYDVQTAAYALFCGQIDAARTALARFPDRLAVQITADGSQPLELARTRSLSYSLSNLEGLFRLMLLGDRLGLDLWRAGRPEQGTPRQALDFLEPYLGDRTPWPYRQIAPVGHARGMALVLRLAARHYANPAYEATLAAVFGEKASKRRVWLLYPPAAAN; from the coding sequence ATGATGCGACGACATCCGTTGGGTTCGTCGTCTTTCAAGGCGGCGTATGCCTTGAGTGTTGTCGTCCTTTTGTGGGCGGCCGGACTCTTTGCCGCCACGGCCGAACAGCCCTTGCTGTTTCTCTCCGCGCCCGACCTTCTCCAGGCGCGAAGCGCCGTGGCGGCGGGGGACGCCAGGCTTGCCCCGGCCCTTGAACGCCTGCGCGACGAGTGCCGCGAGGCCATGGCAGTGGGACCTTGGTCGGTGGCCGATAAAAAGACGTTGCCGCCAAGCGGTGATGTCCATGACTACCAAAGCCAGCCCCCGTATTGGTGGCCCAACCCGGCCACGGCCGATGGCCAGCCTTCGGTGCAGCGTGACGGCGAGGTCAACCCGCAGTCCCGGGAAGGCGACGTTGCGGCGCTGGAACATCTGATCGAGACCGTCGACACCTTGTCGCTGGGCTACTTTTATACCGGGGGCACGGCGTTGGCCGAGCGGGCGGCCCTGTTGTTGCGGACGTTTTTTCTCGATCCGGCCACGGCCATGCACCCGCATCTGCGTTTTGCCCAAGTCGTGCCGGGCAAGGCGCAGGGTTCGGGGTTTGGCCTCATCGATACGCGCATGCTTCCGGTCGTGTGCGACGCCGCCACCTTGTTGCTCGGTTCCCCCGCCTGGAGCGAACGGGACATGCAGGGCTTGCGGGCCTGGTTCGCGGCCTATCTGGCATGGCTCCAGAACAGCCCGGAAGGGCGACAAGCCAGGGACGCCAAAAATAACCACGGCACCTGGTATGACGTGCAGACGGCGGCCTATGCCCTGTTTTGCGGACAGATCGATGCAGCCAGGACCGCCTTGGCCCGTTTTCCCGATCGTCTGGCCGTCCAGATCACTGCGGATGGGAGCCAGCCGTTGGAATTGGCCCGCACCCGGTCGTTGAGCTATAGCTTGAGCAATCTGGAAGGGCTGTTTCGCCTGATGCTTCTTGGCGACCGCCTTGGACTTGACCTGTGGCGGGCCGGACGGCCGGAGCAGGGCACTCCCCGGCAGGCCCTGGATTTCCTGGAACCCTATCTTGGGGATCGGACTCCCTGGCCTTACAGACAAATCGCGCCCGTGGGCCATGCCCGGGGGATGGCCCTGGTGCTGCGGCTGGCGGCCAGGCACTATGCGAACCCGGCCTATGAAGCGACTCTGGCCGCAGTGTTCGGGGAAAAGGCTTCCAAGCGCCGGGTCTGGCTGCTCTATCCTCCAGCTGCGGCCAACTGA
- a CDS encoding serine/threonine protein kinase: MAPSARELLTKMAPDFPARHVGDLYTDTTEFMRISHGDVIVLKDRHFLVLRDEAERRFGMEDPKFWVKRCRCLETGERNILKLVFHETFPMTIGSMVVTCTRSPRKETRILDLVHGDSRFMQGVTIYDTVGNPVRILDVVSGKRLDEKIEALEMPHRDYFHELFPEVLERFIEACQAIQWLHDRGEKHGDIRRDHLYVLYDTGRYCWIDFDYTFDFRESPFGLDLFGLGNIIQFLVGMGQHTTQALTPAKRAEISTDDCSIMFPNRIVNLQKLFPYIPDSLNRILLRYSLAAEVYYDTTRELIDDLSRVRDALSKPML; this comes from the coding sequence TTGGCCCCATCAGCCCGCGAACTGCTCACAAAGATGGCCCCGGATTTTCCGGCCCGCCACGTCGGCGACCTCTACACCGACACGACCGAGTTCATGCGTATCAGCCATGGCGACGTCATCGTCCTGAAAGATCGCCATTTTCTGGTCCTTCGCGACGAGGCCGAGCGCCGATTCGGCATGGAAGACCCCAAGTTCTGGGTCAAGCGCTGCCGCTGCCTGGAAACCGGGGAGCGCAACATCTTAAAGCTTGTCTTTCACGAAACATTCCCCATGACCATTGGCTCCATGGTGGTTACCTGCACCCGAAGCCCGCGCAAGGAGACCCGCATCCTCGATCTGGTCCACGGTGACAGCCGGTTCATGCAGGGGGTGACCATCTACGATACAGTGGGAAACCCGGTCCGCATTTTGGACGTCGTCTCAGGCAAACGCCTCGATGAAAAAATCGAAGCCCTGGAGATGCCCCACCGCGACTATTTCCATGAACTGTTCCCGGAAGTACTGGAACGCTTCATCGAGGCCTGCCAGGCAATACAGTGGCTCCATGACCGGGGCGAAAAACATGGCGACATCCGACGCGACCATCTCTACGTGCTCTACGACACCGGCCGTTATTGCTGGATCGATTTCGACTACACCTTTGATTTCCGGGAAAGTCCCTTTGGCCTCGATCTCTTCGGCTTGGGGAACATCATCCAATTTCTGGTCGGCATGGGACAGCACACCACCCAGGCTCTGACCCCAGCCAAGCGCGCCGAGATCAGCACTGACGACTGCTCCATCATGTTCCCCAATCGCATCGTCAATCTTCAAAAACTGTTTCCCTACATCCCGGACAGTCTCAATCGGATCCTGCTGCGATACTCCCTGGCTGCGGAGGTCTATTACGACACGACGCGGGAATTGATCGACGATCTGTCGCGCGTCCGCGATGCCCTGTCCAAGCCAATGCTTTGA
- a CDS encoding PaaI family thioesterase: protein MDFKVLADLIENGLPFQKMLGIRVSEIEEGRVRLFIPFREDLIGDARRPAIHGGVISTLADVCAGFAVWTRCKLSDRIATIDLRVDYLRPATAHDLYAEATVRLLGNRVGNAQVVLWSDGSPEAHVAEGRGVYNIRRSE, encoded by the coding sequence ATGGATTTCAAGGTGTTGGCCGATCTGATTGAAAACGGACTGCCGTTTCAGAAAATGCTCGGCATCCGGGTGTCCGAAATCGAAGAAGGGCGCGTGCGACTTTTCATCCCTTTTCGCGAGGACCTCATCGGCGACGCCCGCCGTCCGGCCATCCACGGCGGGGTGATCTCCACCCTGGCCGACGTCTGCGCCGGATTTGCGGTCTGGACGCGCTGCAAGCTCAGCGACCGCATCGCCACCATCGATCTGCGGGTGGATTACCTGCGCCCGGCCACGGCCCACGATCTCTACGCCGAGGCAACCGTCAGGCTCCTGGGCAACCGGGTGGGCAACGCCCAGGTCGTCCTGTGGTCCGACGGCAGCCCGGAGGCGCATGTGGCCGAGGGCCGCGGCGTCTACAACATCCGCCGCAGCGAGTAG
- the glgA gene encoding glycogen synthase GlgA — protein sequence MKFHHKVLFVASEMYPFSKTGGLGDVMGALPKELKRQGVNVALIAPYYGRLNHGDHQLRLIYSKCRVGYPWAPITADIYTATCDDVPVYFVQRGEYFDRRFYYNTHDGDYFDNCERFLFFCRATMAWASRLDGAPAIVHAHDWQAALVPAYLHFLRPAAPFWRNTKTVMTIHNLAFQGRFASRLFFDSGLPKEAWGMDGAEFWGDFNLLKAGIAYSDIITTVSPTYALEILYPQFGCGLEGILTKRAPQLRGILNGADYTVWDPINDRHLPSTYSPDDLSGKDICKRNLVAELGLDRRFLKRPILGFIGRIRDQKGIDLLIDIMGRIMAKDAAVVVLGEGSLDYEAVLLDMMENYPGQLAVRIGYTEDLAHRIQAGSDIFLMPSRYEPCGLTQMYALRFGTPPVATAVGGLRDTIVPWPDPEATGFTFSDTDPELFYRAILDALEMWNQPEAWRTMVVRAMRADYSWEKAAKNYINLYRELGADI from the coding sequence ATGAAGTTTCATCACAAGGTCCTCTTCGTTGCTTCGGAAATGTATCCCTTCTCCAAGACCGGCGGTCTGGGAGACGTCATGGGGGCATTGCCCAAGGAACTCAAACGCCAGGGCGTCAACGTCGCCCTGATTGCCCCATACTACGGCCGTCTCAACCACGGCGACCACCAGCTGCGCCTGATCTATTCCAAGTGCCGCGTCGGCTATCCCTGGGCTCCGATCACCGCCGACATCTACACGGCCACCTGCGATGACGTGCCGGTCTATTTCGTCCAGCGCGGTGAATATTTCGACCGCCGTTTTTATTACAATACCCATGACGGCGATTATTTCGACAACTGCGAACGTTTTCTGTTCTTCTGTCGGGCCACCATGGCCTGGGCCAGCCGCCTCGACGGCGCGCCGGCCATTGTCCACGCCCACGACTGGCAGGCCGCCCTGGTGCCGGCCTATCTGCACTTCCTGCGCCCGGCTGCCCCGTTTTGGCGCAACACCAAGACGGTGATGACCATTCACAACTTGGCCTTCCAAGGCCGGTTCGCTTCTCGTCTGTTTTTTGATTCAGGCCTGCCCAAGGAAGCCTGGGGCATGGACGGTGCGGAGTTCTGGGGCGATTTCAACCTGCTCAAGGCCGGCATTGCCTATTCCGACATCATCACCACGGTCAGTCCCACCTATGCCCTGGAAATCCTCTATCCGCAGTTCGGCTGCGGCCTGGAAGGCATCCTGACCAAGCGGGCTCCGCAACTGCGCGGCATTTTAAACGGCGCTGACTACACCGTCTGGGATCCGATAAACGACCGCCATCTGCCAAGCACCTACAGCCCCGACGATCTGTCCGGCAAGGACATCTGCAAGCGCAACCTCGTGGCTGAACTGGGCTTGGACCGCCGGTTCCTCAAGCGGCCCATCCTGGGCTTTATCGGCCGCATCCGCGACCAGAAAGGCATCGATCTGCTGATCGACATCATGGGCCGCATCATGGCCAAGGACGCAGCCGTCGTGGTCCTTGGCGAGGGCAGCCTCGATTACGAGGCCGTGCTGCTCGACATGATGGAAAATTATCCCGGCCAGCTGGCCGTGCGCATCGGTTATACCGAAGACTTGGCCCACCGCATCCAGGCCGGTTCCGATATCTTTCTCATGCCGTCCCGCTACGAACCGTGCGGGCTGACCCAGATGTACGCCCTGCGTTTCGGCACACCGCCTGTGGCCACGGCTGTTGGCGGCCTGCGCGACACCATCGTGCCCTGGCCTGATCCGGAAGCCACCGGGTTCACCTTTTCCGACACCGACCCGGAACTGTTTTATCGGGCCATCCTCGATGCTCTGGAGATGTGGAACCAGCCCGAAGCGTGGCGGACCATGGTGGTGCGGGCCATGCGGGCGGATTATTCCTGGGAAAAAGCGGCCAAGAACTATATCAATCTCTACCGGGAACTTGGGGCGGACATCTAA
- a CDS encoding universal stress protein, with product MNTDKILIAYDGSENAQRSVAYTAAMVGCDGGRQVEVVAIERPPDRDLFADDAAWKAECAKRIETMQAALVQARDMLVAAGVAEAAVTTRFVESCRSPLRDAQECSIGTSIALEILRLATEGGFGTVVVGRRGVSKQEEFLFGSVSTKIIHAAKGLAVWVVA from the coding sequence ATGAACACGGATAAAATCCTCATTGCCTACGATGGTTCGGAGAATGCGCAACGTTCTGTCGCCTACACAGCCGCCATGGTCGGCTGCGACGGCGGACGACAGGTGGAGGTGGTGGCTATCGAGCGACCGCCGGACCGTGACCTGTTTGCCGACGACGCGGCCTGGAAAGCGGAATGCGCCAAGCGCATTGAGACCATGCAGGCTGCCTTGGTCCAGGCCCGGGACATGCTCGTTGCCGCCGGCGTAGCCGAGGCGGCAGTGACCACGCGCTTTGTGGAAAGTTGCCGCTCGCCGCTGCGTGACGCCCAGGAATGCAGCATCGGCACCAGCATTGCGCTGGAAATTCTGCGGCTGGCCACTGAAGGCGGCTTTGGCACGGTGGTGGTCGGCCGGCGAGGGGTGTCGAAGCAGGAGGAATTTCTGTTTGGCAGCGTCTCGACCAAGATCATCCACGCCGCCAAAGGGCTGGCCGTGTGGGTGGTGGCTTAA
- the pdxA gene encoding 4-hydroxythreonine-4-phosphate dehydrogenase PdxA, with the protein MTASANAAASAGAVPILLTLGDANGLGPELACRLLGGQDAVACDRPVALVGPESALLWHCERLGLAPFWTRLEDGGALAGAAPGVWLLEPPRLAGLPVTPGQETPAGGLAAGESLEYVVTLLAAHPDWGLVTGPLSKAALNAAGFVFPGHTEFLAERSGVGRKGVCMHLCGPILRVSLVTTHPPLARVPSLVTYDRVTRCLELTWNYVRRLGVADKPIAVCGLNPHAGEGGLLGHEDEDVVRPAVAAAVAKGVSAVGPLPADTVFYRAAQGEFSAVLAMYHDQGLPPLKLLHFKDTVNVTLGLPFVRTSVGHGTAFDLVGTGKAAVSSLQAALLLAKRLVGSRTPRK; encoded by the coding sequence ATGACCGCGTCTGCCAATGCCGCCGCCTCTGCCGGAGCTGTCCCGATTCTGCTCACCCTCGGCGATGCCAACGGCCTGGGGCCGGAGCTGGCCTGCCGACTCCTTGGCGGCCAGGACGCCGTCGCCTGTGATCGTCCCGTTGCCCTGGTCGGACCGGAGTCGGCCTTGCTGTGGCATTGTGAGCGCCTGGGGCTGGCCCCATTCTGGACACGCCTGGAAGACGGTGGAGCCTTGGCTGGAGCCGCGCCCGGCGTCTGGCTGCTGGAACCGCCGCGTCTGGCCGGCCTGCCCGTCACCCCGGGGCAGGAAACGCCGGCCGGTGGGCTGGCCGCCGGGGAAAGCCTGGAATACGTCGTGACGCTCCTGGCCGCCCATCCCGACTGGGGGCTGGTCACCGGGCCGCTGTCCAAGGCAGCGCTCAATGCCGCCGGCTTCGTCTTCCCGGGCCACACCGAATTTCTGGCCGAACGCTCGGGCGTAGGGCGAAAGGGCGTGTGCATGCACCTGTGCGGCCCGATTTTGCGGGTGAGCCTCGTCACCACCCATCCGCCCTTGGCCAGGGTGCCGTCCCTTGTCACCTACGACCGGGTGACCCGTTGCCTGGAACTCACCTGGAACTATGTGCGACGCCTGGGCGTGGCCGACAAGCCCATTGCCGTGTGCGGCTTAAATCCCCATGCCGGTGAGGGTGGACTGCTCGGCCACGAGGATGAGGACGTGGTGCGCCCGGCCGTGGCCGCGGCCGTGGCCAAGGGTGTTTCGGCTGTCGGGCCGTTGCCGGCGGATACGGTTTTTTATCGGGCCGCCCAGGGCGAATTTTCCGCCGTCCTGGCCATGTACCATGATCAGGGCCTGCCGCCGCTCAAGCTCCTCCACTTCAAAGACACGGTCAACGTGACCCTGGGCCTGCCCTTTGTGCGCACCTCGGTCGGCCACGGCACGGCCTTTGATCTGGTCGGTACGGGCAAGGCGGCCGTCAGCAGCTTGCAGGCAGCTTTGCTTCTGGCCAAACGGCTGGTCGGTTCGAGAACTCCCAGGAAATGA